GAGGGTGCCAGTTTCAGGATCACAGGTGATCCAGGGGAAATAATGTTCTTTGCCCTGGCCTGTTGGATCCTGGTTGATTTTTACCGGGGTAGACCATGAACTGCCACCATTGGTAGACCGGATCATGTAAACGTCGATATCAGGTCCGATATTCGTGCCTGGCACGCCAATATTTGGCCAGACAATGTAGATATTCCCATTGTTTGGTCCGCCGCTGATATCAACGGTCATCGAAGGGAAAGAGTTGACCCTCATATTTTTTGATGTCTCACTCGACCGTATACCTTTAATGTTGTTAATGGCTCTGACTGCCGGCTGGAAGGAGAGTCCACCGTTGGTCGATTTCGCAAAGCCGATGGCTTTTTCGTCGCCACCGCCGTCATACACGGCAAAGGCCGTATAGACTTCTCCATCAGGTCCGGTATGAATATTTACACCCTGACACTGGCTGCCACCGGCAGCTGAACTGACATTTATGGGTGATGACCAGGTCAATCCATTGTCGGTTGAACGTGACAGTTCAATGTCACCAGCATTGGCGCCGCCAAAGTTCGTCCATGCAGTGTAAAGGTAACCTTCATAAGGATTGTCAGGTGCATTATCGATCCACAGGTGATTTTTATCAAGCACGCTGCCGAATCCAGGAGGTTTATTCGCGACGATGTGAGCGGTCCAGGTTTGTCCTCCGTCAGTTGACCGTGCCACACTTTGGCCACTGCCGTTATTTATGAATCCAATAAACTGCATGCCATTGGTGCCGATGACAGAAGCTGGGTCTCCCGAATTGGTTCCGCCTGCTCCCTGTATGCTTCCTTCCCAGTTTTGTCCTTCATCATGGGTCAATAAATAATCGGCACCATAAAGTGTACCTACCGGATTCTGTGTGGAATTGTTGGAGTTTAGTGCAGAAGATATATCATCCGGATAGACAAATATGGAGTTTTCGCTTTGTGTCGAATTTTCTTCTGTCACCGGAACATCCGGGGAATCAGTGGTGACAACTGTAGTGGCATTGATCGCTGATCCCCTGAAAGTTGCTGCCGGGGCTACCACATCAGGATTGTACTTGACCAGACCTAATCTGGCCATTTTCATCCAGTAACCCATATTGTCGATCCTGTAATCGGGCTGATAGCCTGCAGGCGGGTTCTCGTCATCAGGAATAGCCTGTGAAAGGATGACCACAGGTAAGATCATAATCGCAAATAATAGGACAACGTGCCGGAAATTAATCATTTTAAAATTCCGTTTAGTGTGTTGGAGAAATATAGATGCAAATTTCGAGGTGCAAAGTTAACAAAAAAAACGGTTATTTGTGTTAATTGTTCATCATGGGATACATTAACTTTAGCGATATGGCGAAAGTAAAATATGGATGAATTTCAGATGCTGGCTTGAAACATTGACTGATATATGTATCAGGCCACTTTGATAATGATGGTTTTCAGGACGTCGGCGACATCCTCAATGCGGTCAGCAGCCCTTTCCATGGTCTGAATAATCTCTTTTTTCTTGATCAGCTCAATGGCATCCTGTTCATTGGCAAACAACTGTGATAAGGTTGAGTGATAAACCTCATCAGCCGCATTTTCTATTTCATTGATCCTTATACAGGCTTCGGATATTTTATTTGGTTTCTTAAGATTCCTCAGTTCTTTTACCGCAGTATGAATTTCTTTTGTACCTGTAATGATTAGTTCAGTAAATTCAAGAAACTCAGCAGGAAATTTTTTAGGTTTATATAACTTTATTCTTTGGCTGGTTCCATTAATGAAATCGAGAACATCATCAATAGTGAAAGCCAGCTTGTGTATGTCTTCACGGTCGAAAGGGGTGATGAATGTCGAATCCAGCTGATCAAAAACCTGATGAGCAATATCATCACCCTTGTTTTCCAGCTCTTTGATCTCTTTAAATATGGGTTCTCTTAATTCAGCCTCTTCGGTCTGAATTAGTTTTTTGAGTAATTCTGCAGCTTTACATGCGGTTTCCGTTGCCTCTTCGAACATCGGAAAAAACTTTTTTTCTTTGGGAATAAGCGCACTGAATATCTTTGAGAAACCCATAAATGCTTGTTTAAATGGTTATTACTGTTATCATCCGTTTAATAAGGTAATGGACTATAAATATAATGGATAGTATTGACTAAGCGTCAATTTCTTAGTTTGAATTTATTAACAGATTTTTATCCCCCTGGAAATTAAGTTTTGTACAAATTTGCATCCGATGAAATGGTTCGCACTCATTTTCAGCATTTATATCCTCTTCATTATTTAATTACCATGTATGAATGAATGGCACCGAAAAGGAATATATTTTCGTTTTCGACAAAACAAAACAGGAAAATGGCAAAGAGGTCACGGAATTTAAAATGGTGGAGGTGAAGACAGGCCTTTCCGATGGTGGATATGCCGAAGTCATGATACCTGAAGGCCTGGATGTACGGAATCTGAAGGTGGTGATCAGCGGGGCTTACAGTCTTCTGGCAGCCAAGAATAATGCAGGGGCAATGAGCTGCTGAAAAGATTAATATTTGGGTGGCCCTTATTGGCTTCTTTGTGAAAAGGCCTTTTGGCTTTAAAGGGTGTTAGCAAGTCGCAAGGGTGTTTACCGTGAGGTATTATCAGTAGGAAGCTGTAAGCTTCCCCGTCAGTGGTTACTGGCGGGGAAGCCTACTCGATTGGGCCGTCGTGCTTTATTTTTCTTGTTCAATAATTGAGTCGATCTGGACTTTATTTGCCGGAAGATAATTTATCGCAATATCCCATATTATCTCATAGTCCACGCCGAAGTATTCATGTGAGACTCTATTTCTTAAATAGTACATTTCCTGCCAGGGGATTTCAGGATATTTTTCCTTTATTCTCGCATCAAGCTTCCTCGATGCCTCTCCAATGATTTCAAAATTTCTGATAACTGCATCTACAGTCTTATAATCTTTCTTGAAACGTTTAAAGTCGTAACCTTCTATATATTCAGCAATTCGACTCATCGCAAGTTGAATGTCTTCAAGAAACATTTGATATGTGCGTTCTTCATTTTTCAATCTAGATGTAATTTACTTGTTGAAGGATACGATCTTTGATGTGTTTCTTCAAGGCATTCTTTGTTACAAGATCAATTTTTCGACCAAATATATTTTCAAGGTAAATCTCAAGGGAAAAATATTTCCAACCTATTGGTTTTTCGAATTCTACGAGGATATCAATATCACTATTGTCAGTAAATGAATTATCGGAAAAAGAGCCAAAGAGCCCGATCTCTTTAACGGAGTAATCCTCATGAAGAGTAGGCTTTAATTCAGTTAGCTTGCTTAATATGTAATTCTTGGTAAGCATTTGCCAAAGGTATGAAAATTATTCCAATTCGTTTCAGCATGTGGCACACCCTTGTTGTAAGCTCTATAAGAATATCAAAAATACAAATTTTTTTTACAGAAGGCAATCAACAAGCGTGCATTATTTTCCAGAGGATGGAAAAGTCCCTTATACGCAGGTGTAACGTCCTGAAGTATTAGCAAGTCACAGAGCCTGCCCCGTACCGTAGGTCGGGGGTGGTATGCCGCGAGGCATGCATTGAAGGAAGTGTGGCTGTCCGGCCGTTGGCGGGATAAACTCCGTCCGGTACTGACAGCTTGTCCCGGACTTGTTCCGGGAAACAGGAACGGCATA
The sequence above is drawn from the Bacteroidota bacterium genome and encodes:
- a CDS encoding DUF47 family protein codes for the protein MGFSKIFSALIPKEKKFFPMFEEATETACKAAELLKKLIQTEEAELREPIFKEIKELENKGDDIAHQVFDQLDSTFITPFDREDIHKLAFTIDDVLDFINGTSQRIKLYKPKKFPAEFLEFTELIITGTKEIHTAVKELRNLKKPNKISEACIRINEIENAADEVYHSTLSQLFANEQDAIELIKKKEIIQTMERAADRIEDVADVLKTIIIKVA
- a CDS encoding nucleotidyltransferase family protein, giving the protein MLTKNYILSKLTELKPTLHEDYSVKEIGLFGSFSDNSFTDNSDIDILVEFEKPIGWKYFSLEIYLENIFGRKIDLVTKNALKKHIKDRILQQVNYI
- a CDS encoding DUF86 domain-containing protein: MKNEERTYQMFLEDIQLAMSRIAEYIEGYDFKRFKKDYKTVDAVIRNFEIIGEASRKLDARIKEKYPEIPWQEMYYLRNRVSHEYFGVDYEIIWDIAINYLPANKVQIDSIIEQEK